A region of the Clostridia bacterium genome:
ATAAGCGGTTTGAAAACTTCAGAAATATCCAAAGCCAAAGAAAATCTTTTTACAAACGGTTCATGCAAATAGCTGATTGTAGGCGTAAGCTGAGTTTTATAAATTTCTGTAATAATCTTGTTATACAGCAAGCTGTTAAACAATGATATCAAAGAGTTAATCATGTTGTCGGGAGGTCTTTTTACTCTTTTTTCAAATTCAATATCCTTATTAATTATTATCTGCCATTGCTCATAGTAGTTTTTTCTGATATTCCCTTCTATGCCCATAACAGAAGAAATACTATCCATATATGATAATTGAGTCATTAATTCTGAAATTTCCTGAATACTATTATCTAACTCTTTTCCTCTAGTGTTGTAATATTTTAGGTTCCTTAAAATATTGTCTGCACTTCCAGACACAAATAATTTTGCCAATTTCAAACGCTTATTCAATATTTCATAATGCTGAATTTGATTTACTAAAAGCGCTCCTGACAAATTACTTTCTTTTGGATAATAGGTTCCAATATAGTGTTCATAATAATTAAAAAAATGAACTGCTATTTTGTATTTGGATAAAAGATTAAGTAAAGCAGTATTAATATTCAGCTCACCAAAGACATAAATATCATATACCTTTTCAATAGGAATATCTGATATAGTTCCGTCTTCAGTACTAAGACGTAAAGTATTATCTTTTCTTTTCAATTCACCGTTTGAAAATAAATAATAGCTGTTTTGCACATATCACCTCACATGCAGCGTACTTTCAAATAAAGCATAATTCATAATAAGCGCAGCTCTTACATATTTTTGATTCTAATGTTTGTGGCGGCAGCTTATAATTTAAAATTTTTTCAATTTCAGCCAAGCATTTTTCAATTTCCTGTATTCCTTCATCATCTAAAAATACATCAATGCTTTTTTTTGATAAAGGGACATTTATTTTACCCTTTATGTTTTTTAGTCCGCGTTCTTTTAAAAGATAAAGATAATATTTAACTTGCATTATCGCAGACTCAAGCATTTTATCTGATTTTTTAATTTCATAGACTGTATTATTTTTTAGATAATCTATGTTAGCGAGATCCTCAATGAAAAAATTATGTTTTTCATCTTCATACGTGCTTTCATCTATTACCTTACCTATATTAACAAGTTCGCTTTCATTTTCCATATTAATTTTATGAAAACAGAGCCATAATTTTCTTTGGCATAAGCAGTAATAATTGACCATAAGTCCTGTTATTTTCATAATATGTTGCTAACCTCATCATCAATTTGATTTAGCAAGCCAAGTTTATCGTCATATTTAAGATCAACATAATAATAATCGGTGTCTGAAAGTTTGCTGCATGTTATTTTTTGATTGTATTGAATTGCGTTAAAACTAGAATAAGGTATAGATAGGCTGTATTCTTTTATAATTTCATGTTCACGTCTTTTATGACTGTCTTGCTGCATGCTGTTTTGTTCTAGTTTTTGAGTTAATTTATTTCTGAATTTTTCTGGAATAATGTTGACATTGAGTATATCTCTGAATTTTTGCTTTACTTCTTTTTCTTCTAATGCCCCAGGTATAATTTTTTCTAAAAAATCCAATCTGGCTTTATATTTTATATAAAACTCAGTATTGATTATATTGTCTTTTTTATAGACCTGGTCTATATACTCTAGCTTATTCTGTTCAGAAAAAACTCCTGTATATTGACTTAGATATTGTTTGCTAAGAAAAAATATATCCTTGTCATATATGCCTTTATATATATCAGAATTAAGGACAAAGACATTAGGCTCAGATAAGTTATATTCTCTTTTTCTATAACATCTTCCCAATCTTTGCAAAAGCGAATCTGCAGGGCACATATCTGTATATAAAACATCAAAATCTATATCCAGGCTCGCTTCTACTATTTGAGTGCTTATACAGATACAGGATTTAGGCAATTTTTGATAGTTTCTGATTTCGTCTTCTCTAGCTTTGCGATCGTTTTTTAGAAAACGCGAATGCAGCAATACTATTTTGCCAAAAAAATGTTTTTCTACTTCTTGAAAAACGCTTTGCGCTCTTTTGACCGTATTGACAATTATCAAAACTCTTTTTTGAGACTTGGCCTGTTCGCTTATCGCTTCAAAATCAAACTCCTTATCATCGATTATAGCAATGTTGTGCCTGATTTTGTCCATAAGATATTTTTGAGGCTCCAGGGCGGAAATTCCGAGTCCTTTGAATTCATCTAGAAGATAAGGAGGCAATGTTGCTGTCATAATGCAAAACTTGCCGCCCAATTGCGTGATAATTTTGAGCCCGTATATTATACAAGCCAAAACACCTGGGCTGTAAGACTGAATTTCATCAATGACAATACGGCTGTACTTTAGAGTAGCTGTAATTATTTCGCTTCCAAAATACTTAAAAACAAAGGTAAACAGCTGATCTATTGTACTTATAGTCAATGGATAAATATAGGCTTTTGACCTTTTTTGGAACAAAAGTGCGTCATTATAACTGCTGTCGTCCTTATCAACATCCAAAATGAAGTCTATTGTATCCGAATGAAGGTGTCCAAGGCTTTGACCGCTTATGTAATTATTTTTAATAAACCTAGTATATAGTCCATCTATGGAAACTTTTAGGGGCAATGTGTAAAAGGTCTTATTTTCCCCTGCCCACAATAATGCGCCTTCTGTTTTGCCCGAACCTGTAGAAGCAATAACGATTATATTTTCGTCTCTGTTGTTTAACATATACTGCTGACAAGGATTGGGTTCAAATTTTTTCAAAACATTTTTAGACACATCTATTGCCGGCAGTTCTACGCCTTGAGAATATGTTTGGTCATTAGACGATGCCGCATAATCTATTTTGTTGAGCATGCCTTTGATTACAGCAAATCGCCAATAGTCCTCATCTTTTAGACGCTTATTTCTTAAATTGCCTTGAATAATCGACTCTACAAAAAAATGAATTTTTTGGTCAAAATAACTTACCAAATAGTTATTAATATAGCCTAAGATTTCTTGATCTGACGGAAACTTTCGGTTGTGATGATTATATATTGCTCTTAAAATTGCTTTTGCATAATCTTCGTCAAATTCCAAAACAAGCTGGTTAAAATCAATAAAAGCACAGCTCAATATACCGTGAGGGATTTCTCCCTCTACGGTATATTTGCCTTCATTGATCTTTTTTTGAAAATGCGGATTTTTCTTTCCGTCATCATGATGCTTTATGGCAAATTTTATGCTTTCTAGCTCTTTAAATGAAAAATATTTTCCATAAGCATTTACAAACTGTTCAAACATCGCCTCAGCCTTGGCTATATGCTCTTCTAAAGTCTGGTCAGGTTTGGCTTTATATACTGTCATATGAAAAACACTCCATTATCCGTATGCGCTTCTTTATATGCGCCGTCCTTGAAGCTTAACATCTTATCACTTTTGACTTGGTAGCATTTTATTTTTTGCCATACACGAGTGTTATCTTCTTGGCTAAGCGTATAAACTTTGTTAAGGTTATGAACGGGATATGTGAGTTCTTCGCTTGCCATATCTACAGGAATATAAGCATCATATTTTAGATACGCCCATGAAGCAGGTTCAATTTCTACAATGCTCACTTCGTCTATGCGTAACAAATCCTCATATCTTCCAAGAGCGGGATATATTTCGGGATTTTTTAGCTTAGAAAATATAACATCAAAATCTTCATCGTTTTCAGGCAATATATGAATCAAAAGATTAACTCCTATTAATAAAATATTATTGCCCAAACCTCTTGTTATACCGTCATATCCGCCTTTTAGATTGCGCACTTTATATTGATGTCTTTCGGGTTCATAGCTTGTCCCAAAAAAGTATCGCGTATATAAATCTTTGGTCAATGTGCTATGAATGCCTTGAATGCTTATTTTCAACGGATGATACGATTTGAAACCGCATACATTGTGTAGCATACCTATAACCGTTGAGGGCGCAGGCAGCAGATAACTCTCACCTACATCTATTGCTGTAGGTTTTTTGTAATTGGCGTATGTCTGATACGCCTTTAATCTGATGCACTTAAGCATAATAATCCTTTACCTTTGCTTTTAAATCCTCAAAGAATTCGTTAACACTGACAGGATTGAGGTTTTTTACGATCTCTTCTGAGTTATTAAAGCTGCCTTGAACGTATGCGATCTTAGTGTTTTTGACAGCATCCTCATCAATATTAATAGCGTCTTTTAGTCTGTCAATGTCCAAATTGTTTTTATTTAGCTTAATGCGGTCTTCAAAATAAGGATTTTTGCGTTCATAAACGCCGCCAATAACAAAAACAGGATTGAGATTTTCTCTGCGTCCGCGTATATCTCTATACAAAAGTTTGATTACATCCAATAGGTCGCAAACTCTGCTCGCCTTTTCTGTGGCAGGAATTTCTTCGATTACTTTGCCTTCGGAATCTTTTTCTATGCCCACTCTGTCCAAATCAATTGTCAATGTATACGCATAAAAAGACTTATGATTTTCACTTTGAGCAAGACTGTTATCTACACCAGCAAGACGCTTGCTAAGCCCCATATTGTTGAGAAAATCCATATCTGATTTGTAGCTTTCCAAAGATATAGCATGAGAAAGTCTTGCCACTGCATTGCGGGTAGTCGCGCCGCCTGGTTTACCCTTGCTGGTTTTCATGTATCCAAAAAGATCGATTTCGGGATACTGAGTGATAGTTGCTTCAGGCGCGAATTGAACTACGGCCTTATCTCCGCTGCCTTCTGCTTTTACCGGCGTTTTATCCCAATTAAGCTGTTGCACAATGCTGTATCTTAGTGCCTGTCTGGAAATATAAGTATAGCTTTTTCCGTCCCCGCGCGACAGCTGTTTTAGAGAAGCTATATTTCCTATGCTTTCGCCATAATTAGCGCTTTGTGCTTCAAATACAACCGTCAAAGTCAATCCATTTTTTTTCATTTTTTATTCCTCCCTTACGTCTTTTAATTCATTTTCTTTTTTATTGCTGTTTTTATCTTTTGCTCCCATCAAGCCCAATATAAAGCCTGTGGCTATCGGGTTAAAGTTGTCTGTCAAGGCTTCCAAAAATATAGAAGATGGAGTTACTTTCGTTCCTGAATAAAGCTTAAACAATATATCAAAGAACAACTCAGTATCCTCATTGCGCAAAGCATTTTGCAACTTGATGCAATTAGCATTGAGTTTGTTTTCATTGTTTTTGCCGTCATAAAAATATCTGCGCAACTCAGCGCCTTCTTCTAAGGCAGCATTGCTCAAAAACCTTAACTGTTTCATTTTTTGTTCTACCTCCGTATTTATTTGAATATTCAAAACTACATTAGCTTCAAAGACATAGCTATAATCTCCATTGGACTCTTTTAACAAATAATTGATGATTTCATATAAGTCTTGTCTGTCCAGCAGTTTGCCAAGTACGGCGTATTGCAAAGGCTCTCCAAAATAACGGGCATAACTTTTGGTAAGCAAATTGATTTCATTTCTGCATTTTATGATAGTATCCAAAGTGTTTCTATCAATGATATCAATAAGATAAATGCTCTTATCGCTGTTTAGGCTATGTCTTACCAAAACTTCCAAAGAATGATATTGTCCGAATTCTTGCGCCTTTTGCTCGCTTTCTTCAAGAATTAATTGAGAAATAATTTTATAACGGTAATTGCCTTCCCTTTCATTATCACGGTTTTTGATATTGACTTCTTGCAGTTGCTTTATATCAGTACCGCTATTTATAAAGACCATATCCTGTCCTATCTGATTAAATCCCAAAACAGTACATGCATAAATAAAATTACACAAAGGACAAATGCTCAAATCATGTTTAAAATTCCAAAAGGCTGATTTCTTTCGATTGACATCAATTCCAATATCGTTGAGATAAGAAAATGATGTAAGGTCGTTATATTCTATACCGCATATTGCACAGCTCTTTTTAGCTTTTTTGTCCAGATTATCCATCATTTTCTTAAGAGGCTGCACAAACACCCTGTCAAAGCTCTCTTTAGGATGCACTTTAGCCTCGTTTTTGTTCAAAAATGATATTCCATCCCATATCTGACGAACTTTGGTGTATATAATGCTCTTTATGTATATCATTTTTTTAACTTCATTTTTTTCAAACTCAGCTAAAAGACGCCTTAACAACGCTTGTGCGCTCTCGGCTTGTTCTTCCTTATTTAACTGCTCCGCAATCTCCAAAATATCAGTTTCAAAGCCGCTTTTTAACAAAGTCTCTATTCCTGTTTTTATACTTGCCTGCAAAAACCTTTTGGCTATTTCTTTAACACTTTTTATAAACTCTTTCTCATCATAACTTTTAGAATCCAGCAGCTTTTGAGCTTGGTTTATGGCATTAAAAATACCTGTGGATTTATAAAACTTTTTGATGCACAAATCAATAAATGCTTGTCCCAAATCCGCTTTTATTAAATCATCGCTCTCTATTGACAATACAGGTCCATGGATAATGTAAGAAATATTACATTCTTCCAAAACATCCAAAAAACCAATTATGCCTGCATTATAGACTGTGTTGTCGGTAGTAATCTTAAGCGTCATATCATGCCCCCTTGCTCAAAATATTAAAACAGCCAAATCCGCAAGATCTTTTGGAGCCGATGCCGTCTTTATACAGCTTGTTGATCACATCTACATCACCTGACAGCTCAAATATTCCATAAGAACAATTAACCTTATCATCCAGGCAATTCACTACAGTTCTATGCGCATTGACAGGTTTCAAACTTATGGATACATCTTTTCCAATTTGGTTTTTTACGATTATGTTGAGCTTTTCTTCAAAATCCGGACTGGTATAATCCAAATAAAAATCTTTATTAGTTTCACGGTTATGGTTTCTTACCAAAAGCGGACTTAAAAATTTTATAATTACTTTATCTTCTGTGATTTCTTTTAGCAATTCAAAATCTACCGAAATAAGCATCATAGTGTTGCCCAAAGGCATAGGATACGGCTTGAATTTGCTTTTTTTAAGACATGCTTGAAGTTCAATCAAAAACGCAC
Encoded here:
- the cas1b gene encoding type I-B CRISPR-associated endonuclease Cas1b, which translates into the protein MQNSYYLFSNGELKRKDNTLRLSTEDGTISDIPIEKVYDIYVFGELNINTALLNLLSKYKIAVHFFNYYEHYIGTYYPKESNLSGALLVNQIQHYEILNKRLKLAKLFVSGSADNILRNLKYYNTRGKELDNSIQEISELMTQLSYMDSISSVMGIEGNIRKNYYEQWQIIINKDIEFEKRVKRPPDNMINSLISLFNSLLYNKIITEIYKTQLTPTISYLHEPFVKRFSLALDISEVFKPLIVDRFIFSLFNKNMIDESDFEKQTNSLKLKESSFKRILKLFDDRLKTTITHRTLNRIVSYRYLIRLELYKLIKHLIGEKEYDPFKIWW
- the cas4 gene encoding CRISPR-associated protein Cas4 gives rise to the protein MKITGLMVNYYCLCQRKLWLCFHKINMENESELVNIGKVIDESTYEDEKHNFFIEDLANIDYLKNNTVYEIKKSDKMLESAIMQVKYYLYLLKERGLKNIKGKINVPLSKKSIDVFLDDEGIQEIEKCLAEIEKILNYKLPPQTLESKICKSCAYYELCFI
- the cas3 gene encoding CRISPR-associated helicase Cas3' — protein: MTVYKAKPDQTLEEHIAKAEAMFEQFVNAYGKYFSFKELESIKFAIKHHDDGKKNPHFQKKINEGKYTVEGEIPHGILSCAFIDFNQLVLEFDEDYAKAILRAIYNHHNRKFPSDQEILGYINNYLVSYFDQKIHFFVESIIQGNLRNKRLKDEDYWRFAVIKGMLNKIDYAASSNDQTYSQGVELPAIDVSKNVLKKFEPNPCQQYMLNNRDENIIVIASTGSGKTEGALLWAGENKTFYTLPLKVSIDGLYTRFIKNNYISGQSLGHLHSDTIDFILDVDKDDSSYNDALLFQKRSKAYIYPLTISTIDQLFTFVFKYFGSEIITATLKYSRIVIDEIQSYSPGVLACIIYGLKIITQLGGKFCIMTATLPPYLLDEFKGLGISALEPQKYLMDKIRHNIAIIDDKEFDFEAISEQAKSQKRVLIIVNTVKRAQSVFQEVEKHFFGKIVLLHSRFLKNDRKAREDEIRNYQKLPKSCICISTQIVEASLDIDFDVLYTDMCPADSLLQRLGRCYRKREYNLSEPNVFVLNSDIYKGIYDKDIFFLSKQYLSQYTGVFSEQNKLEYIDQVYKKDNIINTEFYIKYKARLDFLEKIIPGALEEKEVKQKFRDILNVNIIPEKFRNKLTQKLEQNSMQQDSHKRREHEIIKEYSLSIPYSSFNAIQYNQKITCSKLSDTDYYYVDLKYDDKLGLLNQIDDEVSNIL
- the cas5 gene encoding CRISPR-associated protein Cas5 yields the protein MLKCIRLKAYQTYANYKKPTAIDVGESYLLPAPSTVIGMLHNVCGFKSYHPLKISIQGIHSTLTKDLYTRYFFGTSYEPERHQYKVRNLKGGYDGITRGLGNNILLIGVNLLIHILPENDEDFDVIFSKLKNPEIYPALGRYEDLLRIDEVSIVEIEPASWAYLKYDAYIPVDMASEELTYPVHNLNKVYTLSQEDNTRVWQKIKCYQVKSDKMLSFKDGAYKEAHTDNGVFFI
- the cas7i gene encoding type I-B CRISPR-associated protein Cas7/Cst2/DevR → MKKNGLTLTVVFEAQSANYGESIGNIASLKQLSRGDGKSYTYISRQALRYSIVQQLNWDKTPVKAEGSGDKAVVQFAPEATITQYPEIDLFGYMKTSKGKPGGATTRNAVARLSHAISLESYKSDMDFLNNMGLSKRLAGVDNSLAQSENHKSFYAYTLTIDLDRVGIEKDSEGKVIEEIPATEKASRVCDLLDVIKLLYRDIRGRRENLNPVFVIGGVYERKNPYFEDRIKLNKNNLDIDRLKDAINIDEDAVKNTKIAYVQGSFNNSEEIVKNLNPVSVNEFFEDLKAKVKDYYA
- the cas8a1 gene encoding type I-B CRISPR-associated protein Cas8b1/Cst1 codes for the protein MTLKITTDNTVYNAGIIGFLDVLEECNISYIIHGPVLSIESDDLIKADLGQAFIDLCIKKFYKSTGIFNAINQAQKLLDSKSYDEKEFIKSVKEIAKRFLQASIKTGIETLLKSGFETDILEIAEQLNKEEQAESAQALLRRLLAEFEKNEVKKMIYIKSIIYTKVRQIWDGISFLNKNEAKVHPKESFDRVFVQPLKKMMDNLDKKAKKSCAICGIEYNDLTSFSYLNDIGIDVNRKKSAFWNFKHDLSICPLCNFIYACTVLGFNQIGQDMVFINSGTDIKQLQEVNIKNRDNEREGNYRYKIISQLILEESEQKAQEFGQYHSLEVLVRHSLNSDKSIYLIDIIDRNTLDTIIKCRNEINLLTKSYARYFGEPLQYAVLGKLLDRQDLYEIINYLLKESNGDYSYVFEANVVLNIQINTEVEQKMKQLRFLSNAALEEGAELRRYFYDGKNNENKLNANCIKLQNALRNEDTELFFDILFKLYSGTKVTPSSIFLEALTDNFNPIATGFILGLMGAKDKNSNKKENELKDVREE
- the cas6 gene encoding CRISPR-associated endoribonuclease Cas6 produces the protein MIYRLKLAFKLEKNSITIRHNNLFASFIKKCLSQEYPEVFEKLYSSNISKPFTFASYLPGAKPDGEVFVLTNDICNVIISSSDSAFLIELQACLKKSKFKPYPMPLGNTMMLISVDFELLKEITEDKVIIKFLSPLLVRNHNRETNKDFYLDYTSPDFEEKLNIIVKNQIGKDVSISLKPVNAHRTVVNCLDDKVNCSYGIFELSGDVDVINKLYKDGIGSKRSCGFGCFNILSKGA